One window from the genome of Planctomycetota bacterium encodes:
- the purB gene encoding adenylosuccinate lyase: protein MPDAHQDSHDTFVSPLAARNAGPEMLKLLSARHRIGLWRRLWIALAKHERELGIERISADAITQMEAAKDDIDFDRAAEFEKKLRHDVMAHVHTFEEAAPAAKGIIHLGATSQYVVDNAELIILRGALRHVAQQLASVVAALGDFALEWKDLPTLGYTHYQPAQLTTVGKRATLWAQDFADDLAEIEHRIDALQFRGVKGTTGTQASFLSLFNGDGDKVDELDRRVTAEFGFEKSFVVTGQTYPRKVDHRIAADLGGIAASVHKFANDIRLLANLKQVEEPFETSQIGSSAMAYKRNPMRCERATGLARFVISLMDSPFQTAAEQWMERTLDDSSNKRLALPEMLLAIDGCLRIVLNVARGMAVYPATVTRYVHDELPFMATEDILMAAVQQGGDRQELHEKIRQHSMAAAEQVKQHGKPNDLLDRLCGDAAFAGVDLANVMDPSKYIGRAPLQTQRFVEQVVQPIRDRYEIKHDADLNV, encoded by the coding sequence ATGCCGGATGCACACCAAGATTCGCACGACACGTTCGTCTCACCTCTGGCGGCTCGTAACGCGGGGCCGGAGATGCTCAAGCTGCTCTCGGCCCGGCATCGCATCGGGCTTTGGCGGCGGCTGTGGATCGCGTTGGCGAAGCACGAGCGCGAACTCGGCATTGAACGCATCTCCGCCGACGCGATCACGCAGATGGAAGCGGCAAAAGACGACATCGACTTCGACCGTGCGGCGGAGTTCGAGAAGAAGCTGCGGCACGACGTGATGGCCCACGTCCACACCTTCGAGGAGGCCGCCCCGGCGGCCAAGGGGATCATCCACCTCGGCGCGACAAGCCAGTACGTCGTCGACAATGCGGAGCTGATCATTCTGCGCGGAGCGTTGCGACACGTCGCGCAGCAACTCGCGTCGGTCGTCGCAGCGCTCGGTGACTTCGCGTTGGAGTGGAAGGACCTGCCCACGCTCGGCTACACGCACTACCAACCGGCCCAGCTCACGACCGTGGGCAAACGCGCCACGCTCTGGGCTCAGGACTTCGCCGACGATCTGGCCGAGATCGAACACCGCATCGACGCGCTCCAGTTCCGCGGCGTCAAAGGGACGACCGGCACGCAGGCGTCCTTCCTTTCTCTCTTCAACGGCGACGGTGACAAGGTCGACGAGCTCGACCGCCGCGTGACTGCCGAGTTCGGCTTCGAAAAGTCGTTCGTGGTGACGGGGCAGACTTACCCGCGCAAGGTAGACCACCGCATCGCCGCCGACCTCGGTGGGATCGCGGCGAGTGTCCACAAGTTCGCCAACGACATCCGCCTGCTCGCGAACCTCAAGCAGGTCGAGGAGCCGTTCGAGACAAGCCAGATCGGCAGCAGCGCGATGGCGTACAAACGCAACCCGATGCGCTGCGAGCGTGCGACGGGCCTGGCGCGGTTCGTGATCAGCCTGATGGATAGTCCATTTCAAACCGCCGCCGAGCAGTGGATGGAGCGGACGCTCGATGACAGTTCAAACAAACGCCTCGCGTTGCCGGAGATGCTGCTCGCGATCGACGGCTGCCTGCGGATCGTCCTCAACGTCGCCCGCGGCATGGCCGTCTACCCGGCCACGGTGACGCGCTACGTCCACGACGAACTGCCGTTCATGGCCACCGAGGACATCCTCATGGCCGCCGTCCAGCAGGGCGGCGATCGCCAGGAACTGCACGAGAAGATCCGCCAACACAGCATGGCCGCTGCCGAGCAGGTCAAGCAACACGGCAAACCCAACGACCTCCTCGACCGTCTCTGCGGCGACGCCGCCTTCGCCGGCGTCGACCTCGCCAACGTCATGGACCCGAGCAAGTACATCGGCCGCGCTCCGCTGCAAACCCAGCGCTTCGTCGAGCAAGTCGTGCAACCGATCCGCGACCGGTACGAGATCAAGCACGATGCCGATTTGAACGTGTGA
- a CDS encoding thermonuclease family protein, with protein MKRIARRHRRLRLMKLCVVALLVGGLVLSFWLGRGGTVYDDVARFDGHWFPVDRVVDGDTLRVLDGGESVSVRLLGIDTPEPGAPGGDQATDAVKRVLGDRVLLDVHGPRTRDKYGRLLAYVYLSESEMLNRLLINEGLAYAYRPKAHAFSRDFGTAEARARKKQLGLWATITDEQQPVWRQKWLSKEEERRKAALMPWQR; from the coding sequence GTGAAGCGGATTGCGCGGCGGCACCGGCGGCTGCGTCTGATGAAGCTCTGCGTTGTTGCGTTGCTCGTCGGCGGATTGGTGCTGTCGTTTTGGCTGGGGCGCGGCGGCACCGTCTATGACGACGTGGCGCGGTTTGATGGGCACTGGTTCCCGGTCGATCGGGTGGTCGATGGGGACACTTTGCGTGTGCTCGACGGCGGTGAAAGTGTGTCGGTGCGGTTGCTCGGGATCGACACGCCGGAGCCGGGGGCACCGGGCGGAGATCAGGCGACCGACGCGGTGAAACGTGTGCTTGGGGATCGGGTGCTCCTGGACGTGCATGGTCCGCGCACCCGTGACAAGTACGGGCGACTGCTCGCATACGTGTATCTATCCGAGAGCGAGATGCTCAATCGCTTGTTGATCAATGAAGGCTTGGCGTATGCGTATCGACCAAAGGCACACGCGTTCTCCCGGGACTTCGGCACGGCCGAGGCGCGGGCACGAAAGAAGCAACTCGGTCTGTGGGCGACCATCACCGACGAGCAGCAACCGGTTTGGCGGCAGAAGTGGTTGAGCAAGGAAGAGGAGCGACGGAAAGCGGCGCTGATGCCTTGGCAGCGGTGA
- a CDS encoding HU family DNA-binding protein, with the protein MGSVRDDGTTTITKKELIDRIADATQQKRTCVKQVVQLFLDEVIEELAEGNRLEFRDFGVFECKMRAARRAKNPKTNEPVAVPEKRTVKFKVGRLMKQKIEAHDTPPSATSLNAANGRH; encoded by the coding sequence ATGGGAAGTGTCCGCGACGATGGCACCACGACGATCACGAAAAAAGAACTCATCGACCGCATCGCCGACGCGACGCAACAGAAGCGGACTTGCGTCAAGCAGGTCGTTCAGCTCTTTCTCGACGAGGTTATTGAAGAACTCGCCGAGGGCAATCGACTCGAGTTTCGCGACTTTGGCGTCTTTGAGTGCAAGATGCGTGCAGCCCGCCGCGCGAAGAATCCCAAGACCAACGAACCGGTCGCCGTCCCGGAGAAGCGTACCGTGAAGTTCAAGGTCGGCCGGCTGATGAAACAGAAGATCGAAGCGCACGACACACCCCCGTCAGCCACGAGCCTCAACGCGGCCAACGGACGGCATTGA
- the glmM gene encoding phosphoglucosamine mutase, translating into MSDVQDALMIGVSGMRGTIGGTLDPATVSRMAAAFAVWMKKQVDGVPVCVLGRDSRPSGQFVRDIAAGTLSASGVQVIDLGIVTTPGVALMVKRLRAEENIAGGMIVTASHNPIQWNGLKTLTKDAVALPPAAAAELRELYDANASDFVRVEHVTAPKSDTTTHAAHVKAVTDYIDMLGVQSKRIKVVVDSVNGAGCVTVATMLGKMGCEVVHLNSTPDGQFPHEPEPTEANLTDLCTAVKKHRAAVGFAQDPDADRLAIVDENGTYIGEEYSLVLAAMHVMRKKPGSVAVTNMSTSRMIDDVAAKFDGKVIRTPVGEANVIDAMLANDARIGGEGNGGVIDPRIVPGRDSLVGIAYTLQLMADTGKTLSQLVADIPSYAIVKDKLPLAQKSDAEPLIDKLAAHFDNENINTEDGLRVDWPDGWVSVRPSNTEPILRIIAEAPTEEAAIARIAECRKVAGL; encoded by the coding sequence ATGAGCGACGTTCAGGACGCATTGATGATCGGGGTTTCAGGCATGCGGGGCACCATCGGCGGCACCCTCGATCCCGCCACTGTCTCACGCATGGCGGCCGCGTTTGCGGTGTGGATGAAGAAGCAGGTCGACGGCGTCCCCGTCTGCGTGCTGGGCCGGGACTCGCGGCCGTCGGGGCAGTTCGTCCGTGACATCGCCGCCGGCACGCTCAGTGCGTCGGGCGTCCAAGTCATCGACCTCGGCATCGTCACCACACCGGGCGTCGCGCTGATGGTCAAACGCCTTCGCGCGGAGGAGAACATCGCCGGCGGGATGATCGTCACCGCGTCGCACAACCCGATCCAGTGGAACGGGCTCAAAACGCTGACCAAGGACGCCGTCGCCCTGCCGCCCGCTGCGGCCGCAGAGCTACGCGAGTTGTACGATGCCAACGCCTCCGACTTCGTTCGCGTCGAACACGTCACCGCGCCCAAGTCCGACACGACCACCCACGCCGCCCACGTCAAAGCCGTCACCGACTACATCGACATGCTCGGCGTGCAGAGCAAGCGCATCAAAGTTGTCGTCGACTCGGTCAACGGCGCCGGTTGCGTCACCGTCGCGACGATGCTCGGCAAAATGGGCTGCGAGGTCGTGCATCTCAACAGCACGCCCGACGGCCAGTTCCCTCACGAACCCGAGCCGACTGAGGCAAACCTGACCGACTTGTGTACAGCGGTGAAGAAGCACCGCGCCGCCGTCGGTTTCGCGCAAGATCCTGACGCGGATCGCCTTGCCATCGTTGACGAAAACGGCACTTACATCGGCGAAGAGTACTCGCTCGTGCTGGCCGCGATGCATGTCATGCGCAAGAAGCCCGGCAGCGTCGCCGTGACCAACATGAGCACCAGCCGAATGATCGACGACGTCGCCGCGAAATTCGACGGCAAGGTCATACGCACACCCGTCGGCGAGGCGAACGTCATCGACGCGATGCTCGCCAACGACGCCCGCATCGGCGGTGAGGGCAATGGCGGCGTCATCGACCCCCGCATCGTTCCCGGCCGCGACTCGCTCGTCGGCATCGCGTACACCCTGCAACTCATGGCCGACACCGGCAAAACGCTTAGCCAACTTGTCGCCGACATCCCCAGCTACGCCATCGTCAAGGACAAGCTCCCGCTCGCCCAAAAGTCCGACGCCGAGCCGCTCATCGACAAGCTCGCCGCCCACTTCGACAACGAGAACATCAACACCGAGGACGGCCTCCGCGTCGACTGGCCCGATGGCTGGGTGAGCGTCCGCCCGAGCAACACCGAGCCGATCCTCCGCATCATCGCCGAAGCGCCGACCGAGGAAGCCGCGATCGCTCGCATCGCCGAGTGCCGAAAGGTCGCCGGGCTCTAG
- the epsC gene encoding serine O-acetyltransferase EpsC — protein MLRQELNDALPATVRKLVDSVHEHPTLARLNLSYLPSREVVCDCTDRLLELAFPGYFGEQGITEATLPFRVGEQVAELMERLYEPIRYCFRYRENKPGCEDTERRCDAEAVAIVQKFFDLLPAVRAKLATDVQAAFDSDPAATSTDETIFSYPGLLAIAVQRLAHELYLLNVPLLPRVMTEYAHSRTGVDIHPGATIGDSFFIDHGTGVVIGETCAIGTGVKVYQGVTLGALAPAFGQMIRGTKRHPTIEDNVVVYAGATILGGDTVIGQGCTIGGNVFITESVPPRTTVTAEPPSLRYRERGKKRRKDEAETLVVMDYQI, from the coding sequence ATGCTTCGGCAGGAACTCAACGACGCATTGCCGGCGACCGTGCGGAAGCTGGTCGACTCGGTACACGAACATCCGACGCTCGCCCGGTTGAACCTTTCGTACCTGCCCAGCCGGGAGGTCGTGTGCGATTGCACCGACCGGTTGTTGGAGTTGGCTTTCCCCGGCTACTTCGGTGAGCAGGGGATCACCGAAGCGACGCTGCCGTTCCGCGTCGGTGAGCAGGTGGCGGAGTTGATGGAGCGGTTGTACGAGCCGATCCGTTACTGCTTCCGCTATCGCGAGAACAAGCCCGGTTGCGAGGACACCGAGCGGCGGTGCGACGCGGAAGCGGTCGCGATCGTGCAGAAGTTCTTCGACTTGCTGCCGGCGGTACGGGCGAAGCTCGCGACGGACGTGCAAGCGGCCTTCGATTCCGACCCGGCCGCGACCAGCACGGATGAGACGATTTTCAGCTACCCGGGCCTGCTCGCGATCGCCGTGCAGCGGCTCGCGCACGAGTTGTACCTGCTCAACGTTCCGCTGTTGCCGCGGGTGATGACCGAGTACGCCCACTCACGCACCGGCGTGGACATTCACCCCGGCGCGACCATCGGCGACAGCTTTTTCATCGACCACGGCACCGGCGTTGTCATCGGTGAGACCTGCGCGATCGGGACAGGCGTCAAGGTTTATCAGGGCGTCACACTGGGGGCGCTCGCGCCGGCCTTCGGCCAGATGATCCGTGGTACCAAGCGTCATCCGACGATCGAGGACAATGTCGTCGTCTACGCCGGCGCAACGATTCTCGGGGGTGATACGGTCATCGGGCAGGGTTGCACGATCGGCGGCAACGTGTTCATTACCGAGAGCGTCCCGCCGCGCACGACCGTCACCGCCGAGCCACCGAGCCTGCGTTACCGGGAGCGCGGCAAGAAACGCCGCAAGGACGAGGCGGAGACGCTCGTCGTGATGGACTACCAAATCTGA
- a CDS encoding CIA30 family protein has translation MPLNFHELGRSSLLAAAFAAGSALAADAVDAEDQTQHRDGESLASADRTRLVDFTDAQANRQWRMVNDNVMGGRSLGDVEFIDGVMRFHGSINTNGGGFSSVRLRIEPGTLAGAEAIVMRVKSDGRQPYRLMVMDDQRWRGRLVSHRGELPIDPERIGQWQTVTIDVDDLAPSWRGNSVNADELDPARAFEIGLNLNDTEDGPFELKVDWIDVVRGD, from the coding sequence ATGCCTTTGAACTTCCATGAGCTTGGACGGAGCAGTCTTCTTGCCGCGGCGTTTGCTGCGGGGTCGGCGTTGGCGGCTGATGCCGTCGATGCCGAGGATCAGACCCAGCACCGCGATGGCGAGAGTCTCGCGTCCGCTGACCGGACACGGCTCGTCGATTTCACCGATGCCCAGGCCAATCGCCAATGGCGGATGGTCAACGACAACGTGATGGGCGGGCGGTCGCTCGGCGATGTCGAGTTCATCGATGGTGTGATGCGTTTCCACGGTTCGATCAACACCAATGGCGGCGGGTTTTCGTCAGTGCGGTTGCGGATCGAGCCGGGGACGTTGGCGGGGGCCGAGGCGATCGTGATGCGGGTGAAGTCGGACGGTCGGCAGCCATACCGGCTGATGGTGATGGACGACCAGCGTTGGCGTGGCCGGCTGGTGTCGCACCGCGGCGAGTTGCCGATCGATCCGGAGCGGATCGGGCAATGGCAGACGGTGACGATCGACGTCGATGATCTCGCACCGAGCTGGCGTGGGAACTCGGTCAATGCCGACGAGTTGGATCCGGCCCGCGCGTTCGAGATCGGATTGAATCTCAACGACACCGAAGACGGGCCGTTTGAGTTGAAGGTCGATTGGATCGACGTGGTGCGAGGCGACTAG
- a CDS encoding transposase, which yields MPRAPRVADGNVIYHVLNRRVGREPLFLREGDWLAFLALLGESIEREAKQGRPRPEIFACCLMPNHWHLLVRPGADGQLSSWMGWLALTHTHRYRAAQRTTGEGPIYQGRFKSFPVQDPGEASGGERGFWTVARYVEANAVRAGLVTDAADWPWGSFALRRRRVAWLADWPVPAPTDWRRQVNRSMSEETAAAVQTSIKRGRPFGEDDWVRGAADRLGLASTLIRRGRPKKPVEKGP from the coding sequence ATGCCTCGGGCCCCTCGCGTTGCGGACGGGAACGTCATCTACCATGTGTTGAACCGCCGGGTGGGGCGTGAACCGTTGTTTCTGCGGGAGGGGGATTGGCTGGCGTTTCTCGCGTTGCTCGGCGAGTCGATCGAGCGGGAGGCGAAGCAGGGTCGGCCGCGGCCGGAGATTTTTGCGTGTTGCCTGATGCCCAATCACTGGCACCTGCTCGTGCGGCCGGGTGCAGACGGGCAGCTTTCGTCGTGGATGGGCTGGCTGGCGTTGACGCACACGCACCGTTACCGGGCGGCACAGCGGACCACCGGCGAGGGGCCGATTTATCAGGGGCGGTTCAAGAGCTTCCCGGTGCAGGACCCGGGCGAGGCGTCCGGCGGCGAGCGTGGGTTCTGGACGGTGGCGCGGTACGTCGAGGCGAACGCGGTGCGGGCGGGGCTGGTGACCGATGCGGCCGATTGGCCGTGGGGTAGTTTCGCGTTGCGACGTCGCCGGGTGGCGTGGTTGGCCGACTGGCCCGTGCCCGCACCGACCGACTGGCGGCGACAGGTCAACCGCTCGATGTCGGAGGAGACTGCGGCGGCCGTGCAGACCAGCATCAAGCGTGGCCGGCCGTTCGGCGAAGACGACTGGGTGCGGGGCGCCGCCGACCGGCTCGGCCTCGCCAGCACCCTCATCCGCCGCGGCCGACCGAAGAAGCCTGTCGAAAAAGGACCCTGA
- a CDS encoding DUF58 domain-containing protein — MTQLDTSTLPISKQPKLALDPGFMAKLDRLDVMSRKILNGKLKGERRSKRRGQSVEFADFRNYVIGDDLRFIDWNIYARLDKLFLKLFLEEEDLALYVLVDVSKSCDYGEPNKAFYMKQVAAALGYVGLVNYNRVKVVALGDGVESDTGHLRGRRQVRRVVDFLDKLQPTDGGDFAAACKRFALANRGKGVCVVISDFFDKQGFESGLKYLATRNLDLYAIHALSPQEIDPELKGDLKLVDLEDGDTAEISVNGPLMKKYKANLNAYCLAVKDYVTRRGGTYLFTSTAVGFDTLVLNYLRERGLLR, encoded by the coding sequence ATGACTCAGCTCGACACGTCAACCCTTCCGATTTCCAAGCAGCCGAAGCTTGCCCTCGATCCGGGCTTCATGGCCAAGCTCGATCGGCTCGACGTCATGTCGCGCAAGATTCTCAATGGCAAACTCAAGGGCGAACGCCGCAGCAAGCGCCGGGGGCAGTCAGTCGAGTTCGCCGACTTTCGCAACTACGTCATCGGCGATGACCTGCGCTTCATCGACTGGAACATCTACGCCCGCCTCGACAAGCTTTTCCTCAAGTTGTTTCTCGAGGAAGAAGATCTGGCGTTGTACGTGCTGGTCGACGTGAGCAAGAGCTGTGACTATGGCGAGCCGAACAAGGCGTTCTACATGAAGCAGGTCGCCGCGGCCCTCGGGTACGTCGGGCTGGTGAACTACAACCGCGTGAAGGTCGTCGCGCTCGGCGACGGCGTCGAGTCGGACACCGGCCACTTGCGCGGTCGGCGGCAGGTCCGCCGCGTCGTCGACTTCCTCGACAAGCTCCAACCGACCGACGGCGGCGACTTCGCCGCGGCGTGCAAGCGGTTCGCCCTCGCCAACCGCGGCAAGGGCGTGTGCGTGGTCATCAGCGACTTCTTCGACAAGCAAGGCTTCGAGTCCGGCCTGAAGTACCTCGCCACGCGCAACCTCGACCTCTATGCCATTCACGCCCTGAGCCCGCAGGAGATCGACCCAGAGCTCAAGGGTGACCTGAAACTCGTCGACCTCGAAGACGGCGATACCGCCGAGATCAGCGTCAACGGTCCGCTGATGAAAAAGTACAAGGCCAACCTCAACGCCTATTGCCTCGCGGTCAAGGACTACGTCACCCGCCGTGGCGGCACGTACCTGTTCACCTCCACCGCCGTCGGCTTCGACACGCTGGTGCTGAACTACCTGCGTGAGCGCGGGCTTCTGCGGTGA